GGGGTCCAGGTAGGCGTGCAGCCTGGTGCCGAGCCGGTAGAGCCGACCGGCGTCCATGTGCTTGGCACCATCGACCATCGCCGCCTCGGCCTCACGCCGCTGCTGGAAATCCACGTGCGCCGGCAGTTTGGTGATGACGGTACGGATCGCGTCCAACTGAGAATCGGCGAGCTCACCACGACACATCGCCTCGGCGGCGATGTCCAGCTTCGGCGCCAACATCTCACCGGTCAACGCCATGCTGGGACA
The nucleotide sequence above comes from Fodinicola acaciae. Encoded proteins:
- a CDS encoding DUF222 domain-containing protein, encoding MALTGEMLAPKLDIAAEAMCRGELADSQLDAIRTVITKLPAHVDFQQRREAEAAMVDGAKHMDAGRLYRLGTRLHAYLDPDGAAPSDKTTRGRGASCTCTPAATDDSRYAASWTPKPVACCRKSSPH